From a single Lolium rigidum isolate FL_2022 chromosome 7, APGP_CSIRO_Lrig_0.1, whole genome shotgun sequence genomic region:
- the LOC124674816 gene encoding stem-specific protein TSJT1-like, whose product MLAIFQKQVAHAPQELNSPRSGVAKPKNPDQILRDFHAAHPEDAFSTSFGGGAALACVAAQPRTLSGYQRMFCGLDDIYCVFMGSLDNLSSLMRQYGLTGRSTNEALLVIEAYRTLRDRGPYPADQVVKDLSGSFAFVVFDSKSDGAVFAAQSTDGAVPLHWGVAADGSVVICDDRAVVKAGCGKSYAPFPPGCMFHSEGGLKSFEHPMNRLKAMPRVDSEGVMCGANFKVDAFTKINSMPRVGSATNWAATWDDAAI is encoded by the exons ATGTTGGCCATCTTCCAGAAGCAGGTGGCGCACGCGCCGCAGGAGCTCAACAGCCCCCGGAGCGGCGTCGCCAAGCCCAAGAACCCCGACCAGATCCTGCGCGACTTCCATGCCGCTCACCCCGAGGACGCCTTCTCCACCTCCTTCGGCGGTGGCGCCGCCCTCGCCTGCGTCGCCGCGCAGCCACGCACCCTCTCCGGCTACCAGAG GATGTTCTGCGGGCTGGACGACATCTACTGCGTCTTCATGGGGAGCCTGGACAACCTGAGCAGCCTGATGCGGCAGTACGGCCTGACGGGCCGCTCCACCAACGAGGCGCTGCTGGTCATCGAGGCCTACCGCACCCTGCGCGACCGGGGGCCCTACCCGGCGGACCAGGTCGTCAAGGACCTGTCGGGATCCTTCGCCTTCGTCGTCTTCGACAGCAAGTCCGACGGCGCCGTCTTCGCCGCGCAGAGCACCGACGGCGCCGTGCCGCTCCACTGGGGCGTCGCCGCCGACGGCTCCGTCGTCATCTGCGACGACCGCGCCGTCGTCAAGGCCGGCTGCGGCAAGTCCTACGCGCCCTTCCCGCCCGGCTGCATGTTCCACAGCGAGGGCGGGCTCAAGAGCTTCGAGCACCCCATGAACCGCCTCAAGGCCATGCCCCGCGTCGACAGCGAGGGCGTCATGTGCGGCGCCAACTTCAAGGTCGACGCCTTCACCAAGATCAACTCCATGCCGCGCGTCGGCAGCGCAACCAACTGGGCCGCcacctgggacgacgccgccaTCTGA